The Desulfovibrio sp. region CCCCCCCCCCGCCCCCCCTCCGGCGGGGGGGGGGCGGGCGGCTAACGCGTCAGTTTGCGGTACTTGATGCGGTGCGGCGTGTCGGCATCCTTGCCGAGCCGCTTTTTACGGTCTTCTTCGTAGTCCGTATAGTTGCCTTCATAAAACACCACGCTGGAATCGCCTTCAAAGGCCATGATGTGCGTGGCCACGCGGTCGAGGAACCAGCGGTCATGGCTGATGACCAGCACGCAACCGGCAAAGTTGTCCAGTGCGTCTTCGAGGGCGCGCATGGTGTTTACGTCAATATCGTTGGTGGGTTCGTCAAGCAGCAGCACGTTGGCGCCAGACTTGAGCATGCAGGCCAGGTGCACGCGGTTGCGTTCACCGCCCGAAAGCACGTCCACTTTCTTCTGCTGGTCTGCACCGTGGAAGTTGAAGCGCGTGCAGTAGGCGCGTGCGTTGACTTCACGGCCGCCCAGCTTGATGGTTTCAGCACCGTCGCTGATGACCTCATACACGGTCTTGCCGGGCGTGAGCGATTCGCGCCCCTGATCCACATAGGCAAACTGCACGGTTTCGCCCACCTTGAGCGTACCGGTGTCGGGCTTTTCCTGCCCCACAAGCATCTTGAACAGGGTGGTCTTACCCGCGCCGTTGGGGCCGATAATACCCACAATGGCGCCGGGGGGAATGATGGCGTTGACGTTTTCCATCAGTTCCCTGTCGCCCATGCCCTTGCTGACCCCCTCAAGCTCAAAGACAACCTTGCCCAGACGCTGCCCCGGCGGAATGTAGATTTCCAGATCGGGCGCGCGCTTTTCGCTTTCGTGCGAAAGCATGGCTTCGTAGGCGTTCAGGCGGGCCTTACCCTTGGCGTGACGGCCCTTGGGCGACATGCGCACCCATTCCAGTTCGCGCTGAAGGGTCTTCTGCCGGTCGGCTTCGGTTCTTTCTTCGTTGGCAAGACGCTTCTGCTTCTGTTCAAGCCAGGAGGAATAGTTGCCCTTCCACGGAATACCCCGGCCACGGTCCAGTTCCAGAATCCAGCCCGCCACGTTGTCGAGGAAGTAACGGTCATGGGTAACGGCGATGACGGTACCGGGGAAGGTGGAAAGAAAGCGTTCGAGCCAGGCCACCGATTCGGCGTCAAGGTGGTTGGTGGGTTCGTCGAGCAGCAGAATGTCGGGCGATTCCAGCAGCAGGCGGCACAGGGCCACGCGGCGGCGTTCACCACCAGAAATCTGCGGAACCGGCATGTCGCCGGGCGGGCAACGCAGGGCGTCCATGGCCATTTCAAGGCGCGAATCCAGATCCCAGACGTTTTTGGCGTCCATGAGTTCCTGCACTTCGGCCTGACGGGTGATCAGCGCGTCCATTTCGTCCGCTTCCATAGGCTCGGCGAACTTGGCGTTGATTTCTTCAAATTCGCGGGCGATGGCGGTGAGTTCACTCACGCCGTCTTCAACAACCTCGCGCACGGTGCGGGTTTCGTCCTTCAGCGGCTCCTGCTCAAGGTAGCCGATGGTGTAGCCGGGGGCCAGCACGGTTTTGCCGTCAAAGGCCTGATCCACACCCGCCAGAATGCGCAGCAGGCTGGATTTACCCGCGCCGTTCAGACCAAGCACGCCGATTTTGGCCCCGTAGAAATAGGAAAGCGAAATATCTTTCAGCACTTCCTTCTGGCCATGGCGCTTGGTGACGCGGATCATGGAATAAATAATCTTGTCCGGTTCGTTGCTCATGATGCTCCTCAAAATTTGGTGACGCTTCCTGCCCTGCTGTGTTTGAGATCAAGCGGGAAGAAGCGCGCGCCAAATGGGCGCGCTGGTAGTGATAACAAACCTGCGGTCAGCAGACCCCAGACTTGCGCCGCCAGAAGGCTGCGCCTCAAGGCGGAAAACACGAACATCCCGTACCAGCGAACCGGCAGAGCCCCCTGCGGAATGCAGGGCGCCGTTTGCTGGGTGCGGCTTGCAAGGTGCTGTCAGCAGGTTAGTGCGTGGGCGGGGTCTTTGGCAAACCATAAGGCCCGCTGGTGCATGGGGCGTGCGTGTAATATATGAGCCTATCCGTTAGCGGATTCTTTTTCAAGTGGCCTTGCGTTGGGGCAAGGAGGCGACAATGCAGACGCGCTCAACCGAGCGCCGCTTGCAAGGGGCCGAGCTCTCTGCCAGTATGCGCACCATCCAGCGCGGAAACAGCCGCGCCACAGGAGGTTGCGTTGACCAGTCTTATACTGCGTGTTGCCAGTACCATCACCCGCTATATGGGCGTGCTCATACTTGTCTGCTCTGCCCTTGCACTGTGGAAGCCCGAACTATTCCGGTGGGTAGCCCCCTACGTGACGCCGCTTCTGGGCTGCATCATGTTTGGCATGGGCATGACGCTGCGCCTCAAGGACTTCAGCCTTGTGTTCTCCCAGCCCCGCGCCCTGCTGCTGGGCCTGATGGCCCAGTTTGTGTGCATGCCCCTGCTGGCCTTTGCGCTTTGCAACATTTTCTCTCTGCCGCCCGATCTTGCCATGGGCGTCATACTGGTGGGCACTGCCCCCGGCGGCACAGCTTCAAACGTGCTTACTTTCATAGCAAAGGGCGACGTGCCGTATTCCGTTGCGCTCACATCGCTTACCACGGTGGTCGCCCTGGTGCTGATGCCCGTGCTCACATGGCTGCTTGGCGGCGTGTGGGTTCCTGTGGATATGGCGGGCCTGTTTATTTCCATTCTCAAGATCGTGGTCATTCCCGTGCTGCTGGGCATTGTGGCGCACCGCTATCTTGCGGGGCTGACCAACAGCGCCCTGCCCTTTTTGCCCCCACTTTCCGCGCTTACCATCACTCTGGTGGTGGCGGGCATTATTGCCATCAACGCGCACAGCATCCTCGGGGCCAGCGTTTCCATTTTTCTGGTGGTTGTGTGCCACAACCTGCTGGGCATGGCCTTTGGTTATGCAGCCGGACGCATGTGGAAGTTTGACGAGGCCCGTTGCCGAGCTCTCTGTTTTGAGGTGGGCACGCAAAATTCCGGTCTTGCCACGGCCCTTGCACTGGCGCACTTTTCGCCCGTTTCAGCCATAGCCGGGGCGCTCTTCAGCGTGTGGCAGAATATTTCGGGTGCGCTGGTTTCCAACTACTTTCACGGCTCAGAAATCAGGCAGAACAAGCCCTGAACGAATCCCCCCTGCCCGCGCAGCCATGCTGACCATGCCGTAACGGCACGGCGGCTTTGACTCTGGCGCGGGCCTGTGCCAGTTTGTTTACAACGCTGGCCAGCACACGCCCATGGGCGATGGCAGCGCACAAAGTTTTTACGTTCAACCACTTACCCACAAGATGGATGAAGGAAGCGCCATGAGCAAGGAAGTCATAAGCACCAGCAATGCCCCCGGAGCGGTGGGCCCCTACAGTCAGGGCATCAAAACCGGCAACCTGTTCTTTTTCTCCGGCCAGATTCCCATTGACCCCGCCGTCGGCAAGATGGTGGAGGACGACGTGACTGCCCAGGCCGAACAGGCCTGCAAAAATGTTATGGCACTGCTTGAATCGCAGGGCCTCACCGCCGACAACGTGGTCAAGAGCACCGTGTTCATTACCGATATGGGCACATTTGCCGCTGTGAACGAAGTGTACAAAAAGTATTTTACGGCTCCCTGCCCCGCGCGTTCGTGCGTGGAGGTCAGCAAGCTGCCCCTTGGCGCTCAGGTTGAAATCGAGGTCATTGCCTCCCTGTAATCTCCAGACCTTGCCTGCGGCGGCAACTCCGCGCGTCAGTCAAACGCGGCCCCTTACTACAGGAGGCCGCGTTGTTTTTTTGCAACGCGGCCTCCAGCACGGGGGCTGGCAGACCTGCGCCGTGCGCTTGTGAGCCGGGGCTTTGCCGATTTACAGAATCTATAAAATAGTGGATTATGCAAAGGATAAACAACAGATGCGAGGCGCACGGCATGGATGACCAACAAGCGGATACAGCAGGGCAGTTTACCCTGCAAATGCAAAAGCTGCTTTTGCAGCACAGCATTGCCGCCTGGCCGCGCCGGGGGCGCACGCTGCTTGAGATAAACTGCGGCAGGGGCGACTTTTTGCCCTTGCTGTGGGAGTGCGGCTTTGACATGACCGCCACCGAATCAGACCCCGACCTGCGGGCCGAAGCTGACCGCATGGCCGACCGGGCCGAAGTTCTGGCCGCTGCAGACGACCACCTGCCCTTTGACGATGGTGAATTTGACTGGGTTGTGCTGCACCTTGTGTCGCACGGGACCCAAAACGCGCTCAATGCCATGGCCGAAGCGCTGCGCGTGGCCTCTGCCGGCGTTGCCCTTACCTTCTGGAACGCGGCTTCGCTGCCCTATATGCTGCACCGCGTCACCAACCGCAAAAATCCGTGGCACGGCCCGGTCTTTTGCTGGTGGCAGGTATGGCGGGCGCTCAGAAGTCTTGCCGCGGGCAGCATCAGCGGCGCAAGTGTGCTTGCGGGGCCGCAGGGAACGTGGAACGCCCAGTGCGTGCTCTCGCGCTGCAACAGGGTTTTGCCCTGGCTGCCCATGGGCGCGTGGGGAATCATTCGCATTGATCTGAACAAGTCGCGCCCGGTTACACCACTGCCCTTACGGCTTGGCCGCAGGCGCATGCGCCGCCCCGAGCCTGTGATGGAATGCGGCCACAAATCACAGACCAAAGCCGTCAACACTGAAAGGTAAGCGCCATGAGTCTGCCCGTCGTTGCCTCAATTGTTGCCTTTATCCGCAAGCACACCTTTGTGCTGGCGGCCATTCTGCTTGTCGTGCTTGCCGCTGTGGGTGGCTACAGCGGCTGGCGGCATTACCAGTACCGCCAGACAGCCGAATTTGCCTTTACGCAGATCAAGGATGCCCTGCACCCCACCAAACCCGCAGATCTGGCGCAACGCATAGATTTCAGCGCCATCACCAGACCGCTGGTGCAGGCTGTGGCGCAGCACTACCCCAATCTCAAAAAAGGTCCCAACCAGCTGCGCGACCTGAGCGACATAATTCAGATTGGCCTGCTCAAGCAGGCCCGTTCCAAGGAAGAACCCGCCAAGGAAGAAACAGACGAGCTCGCGCGCCTCAAAACGCCCCTCTATGTTTTGCCGCCCACCTTTTACACACAGCTTGCGGCAACGCTGACCCTGCAAAACCCCACGGAAACCACGGCCCTTATCGCAGCCAGGGTACGGCACCCGGTACTGAACAAGGAATTTTCGCTTTTGCTGCGCATGGACAAGACCGTCGAAGGCTGGAAGGTTGACGACTTTGTCAACGCCGAAGAAGTGGTGCGCCAGTTCCGCGAGTACCAGGTCGAGCGCATGACAGCACAACGGCAGATCATTCTTGACAAAAATGCCAAGATAAAGACACGCATGGAAGAGATGCTTCCCATAAAGTCCTGCACGGTGAGCGCGGGGCTGATTTCTGACGGCAAAACACTGCTGGTCGTGGTAAATGCCAAGGGCAAAAATACCGGCACGGTCATGATCAACAATATGGACCTTTCGGCAAAAATCTGCACACCTGATGGAACAGAACTGCTGCACCGCTTTCTGAATGCCGTGCAGCCCACGGTTCCCGGCGAAGATTTTGAACGCAACTGGACCATTGAAATGGACGGCGAAAGTGCCCAGGGCAAGGCTATTCTGTCAGGGCGCAAGCTCACCTGCGAGGCCTCGTGGAAAACCCTGGGCCTTGCCAACGGCGAAATATTGCACTTTACCGTGGCGCCCGCCCTGCTGGAAGAATTTCAGTAATTTTCACAGTAACCTGCCCACTATGCCCTTTTCTCGCGCAGGCTAATATGTAATAGTGACACGGTTGGCGGGCCGGGCAAAGCGACCCGTGCCAACCGCACATAAACTCAAGGAGCCGCAAAATGTCGGGCCTCAGCCGTTCCATACACCTTACGGTGCATATCCATAAAGACCCCGCAGCCATGGCCGAACGCGCCGCCCACATTCTGGCGGCTGCCTGCGAAGAAGCCATTGCTGACAGGGGTGTTTTCCGCATTGCCCTTTCTGGCGGGCAAACCCCCACGCCGCTCTTTCGCCTGCTGGCGGGCAAAGACTGGGCCGACCGCCTGCCCTGGGACAAAATGACTTTTTACTGGGTGGACGAGCGCTGCGTTGGCCCCGATCACCCGGACAGCAACTACGGCCTCGCCCGCCGCGAACTGCTCAGCATGGTTCCGGCCACCCACTTTTTCCGCATGCGCGGCGAAGAAGACCCCGTTGAAGCCGCCGTCAAGTACGAGCAGCAGATCAGGGCCGAATTCAATCTTGGTCACCACGAACTGCCCCGCTTCGACTTTATGCTGCTGGGCATGGGCGAAGACGGCCACACCGGTTCCATCTTCCCCAATTCGCCCGCCCTGGCCGAGCGCAAACGCCTTGTGATCGACCAGTACGTGCCCGAACGCAAGGCCGACCGCCTTACGCTCACCCTGCCCGTCATCAACAACGCGCGTTGCTGCATGTTTCTGGTGACCGGCAAGGAAAAGCACGATGTGCTCTCACGCGCGCTGAACCTGCTGGCAGAGCCCACCCTGCCCGCGCAGAAGGTGCGCCCCGGCTTTGGCGAACTTATCTGGGTTGTGGACGAAGCCGCCGCCAGAGGCGAATAGCTGCCGCGCGTCCAGCCAGCCTGTTTGCAACGACAAGCCCCTCTTTCGAGGGGCTTGTTCTGTTTGCGCAACACAATTTGCCAAGCCTGCACACAAAGCAGCGTGCCGTAGCTCTAGGGAGCCGCAGGCGCGCCAGCCGCTTCTGGCTGGGGCAGACCAGCTGGTCTGGTCGCAGCAGAATCCAGTGTTTTGTCCGCTGACTTGGATTCTGGCCTTGCCGCCGATTTGTCTGTCGGTTTAACCACCGGGGCAAGGCTCTGCCCCGCCGACTGTGCCGCGGCATCAGCGCCCGGCAAATGCTCCTGCCCTTGCAGCACGCGAGCCTTGCAGATTATTTCGGGTCTGTATTCAAAATGCATCAGGTCATATTCGTGCCACTTGCCACCCCAGATGAAGCCCTCGTTTTCAAAGGCCGCCACAATGGATGCGGGATAGCTTTTTTGCAGGGGGTGCGGGCGCAGCTTGCTCCACCGCCAGTAGGTGGCGATACCGGGGCTGATATCAAAGGCTATGCCAAAAGCATGGGGGCTCAGCCGGTTTTCGCCCGCAATGCGCCGCCACGCAAAACCACCGTCCATCTTGAGCAGGGTTTTGAGACGCGGCTCGTGGGCAACCTGCGGGGCAAGAACGGCATCGGCGCGATTCATGGCCTGTGCGGCAGCAGGCGAAAGATGCAGATGCTGACCATTCAGCCGGGCCTGCACAAGATGGCTACCCACGGCCTTGGGACTTGCGCCGTAGAGGGTTTGCAGCAGGTCGTATGACCGCCGCCGCCCCGGCGATACGCCAAGCGGGGTTTCGGGTCTTTCCGGTTCAAGAGGGTAGGGCTCGGCCATGCTGACCCGCACGCTCACCACCCACTCCGATTCCTGACCGCTGGCTTCCTGCCCTGCGGCTGCCGCGTACAACACACGACGACCATCGGTAAATACCAGCCACTGGCC contains the following coding sequences:
- a CDS encoding translation initiation factor IF-2 is translated as MSLPVVASIVAFIRKHTFVLAAILLVVLAAVGGYSGWRHYQYRQTAEFAFTQIKDALHPTKPADLAQRIDFSAITRPLVQAVAQHYPNLKKGPNQLRDLSDIIQIGLLKQARSKEEPAKEETDELARLKTPLYVLPPTFYTQLAATLTLQNPTETTALIAARVRHPVLNKEFSLLLRMDKTVEGWKVDDFVNAEEVVRQFREYQVERMTAQRQIILDKNAKIKTRMEEMLPIKSCTVSAGLISDGKTLLVVVNAKGKNTGTVMINNMDLSAKICTPDGTELLHRFLNAVQPTVPGEDFERNWTIEMDGESAQGKAILSGRKLTCEASWKTLGLANGEILHFTVAPALLEEFQ
- the pgl gene encoding 6-phosphogluconolactonase, coding for MSGLSRSIHLTVHIHKDPAAMAERAAHILAAACEEAIADRGVFRIALSGGQTPTPLFRLLAGKDWADRLPWDKMTFYWVDERCVGPDHPDSNYGLARRELLSMVPATHFFRMRGEEDPVEAAVKYEQQIRAEFNLGHHELPRFDFMLLGMGEDGHTGSIFPNSPALAERKRLVIDQYVPERKADRLTLTLPVINNARCCMFLVTGKEKHDVLSRALNLLAEPTLPAQKVRPGFGELIWVVDEAAARGE
- a CDS encoding RidA family protein yields the protein MSKEVISTSNAPGAVGPYSQGIKTGNLFFFSGQIPIDPAVGKMVEDDVTAQAEQACKNVMALLESQGLTADNVVKSTVFITDMGTFAAVNEVYKKYFTAPCPARSCVEVSKLPLGAQVEIEVIASL
- the ettA gene encoding energy-dependent translational throttle protein EttA, whose protein sequence is MSNEPDKIIYSMIRVTKRHGQKEVLKDISLSYFYGAKIGVLGLNGAGKSSLLRILAGVDQAFDGKTVLAPGYTIGYLEQEPLKDETRTVREVVEDGVSELTAIAREFEEINAKFAEPMEADEMDALITRQAEVQELMDAKNVWDLDSRLEMAMDALRCPPGDMPVPQISGGERRRVALCRLLLESPDILLLDEPTNHLDAESVAWLERFLSTFPGTVIAVTHDRYFLDNVAGWILELDRGRGIPWKGNYSSWLEQKQKRLANEERTEADRQKTLQRELEWVRMSPKGRHAKGKARLNAYEAMLSHESEKRAPDLEIYIPPGQRLGKVVFELEGVSKGMGDRELMENVNAIIPPGAIVGIIGPNGAGKTTLFKMLVGQEKPDTGTLKVGETVQFAYVDQGRESLTPGKTVYEVISDGAETIKLGGREVNARAYCTRFNFHGADQQKKVDVLSGGERNRVHLACMLKSGANVLLLDEPTNDIDVNTMRALEDALDNFAGCVLVISHDRWFLDRVATHIMAFEGDSSVVFYEGNYTDYEEDRKKRLGKDADTPHRIKYRKLTR
- a CDS encoding bile acid:sodium symporter family protein, producing the protein MTSLILRVASTITRYMGVLILVCSALALWKPELFRWVAPYVTPLLGCIMFGMGMTLRLKDFSLVFSQPRALLLGLMAQFVCMPLLAFALCNIFSLPPDLAMGVILVGTAPGGTASNVLTFIAKGDVPYSVALTSLTTVVALVLMPVLTWLLGGVWVPVDMAGLFISILKIVVIPVLLGIVAHRYLAGLTNSALPFLPPLSALTITLVVAGIIAINAHSILGASVSIFLVVVCHNLLGMAFGYAAGRMWKFDEARCRALCFEVGTQNSGLATALALAHFSPVSAIAGALFSVWQNISGALVSNYFHGSEIRQNKP
- a CDS encoding M15 family metallopeptidase; translated protein: MAPNMSVNGVSGASSAASPAVQGASAQVNGQMNGPANAPANSLADLPADLDDTGRMDLYCLRRAYPQITGMVADAQGQWLVFTDGRRVLYAAAAGQEASGQESEWVVSVRVSMAEPYPLEPERPETPLGVSPGRRRSYDLLQTLYGASPKAVGSHLVQARLNGQHLHLSPAAAQAMNRADAVLAPQVAHEPRLKTLLKMDGGFAWRRIAGENRLSPHAFGIAFDISPGIATYWRWSKLRPHPLQKSYPASIVAAFENEGFIWGGKWHEYDLMHFEYRPEIICKARVLQGQEHLPGADAAAQSAGQSLAPVVKPTDKSAARPESKSADKTLDSAATRPAGLPQPEAAGAPAAP
- a CDS encoding methyltransferase domain-containing protein — translated: MDDQQADTAGQFTLQMQKLLLQHSIAAWPRRGRTLLEINCGRGDFLPLLWECGFDMTATESDPDLRAEADRMADRAEVLAAADDHLPFDDGEFDWVVLHLVSHGTQNALNAMAEALRVASAGVALTFWNAASLPYMLHRVTNRKNPWHGPVFCWWQVWRALRSLAAGSISGASVLAGPQGTWNAQCVLSRCNRVLPWLPMGAWGIIRIDLNKSRPVTPLPLRLGRRRMRRPEPVMECGHKSQTKAVNTER